In Deltaproteobacteria bacterium, the genomic stretch AACTTGTTAAGTCGTAGGCTGCAATATTAACAGCCTTCTTCTCATTGAGCTGTTTAGAGCAAAACTGGGTAAACTGAGCATAGTCTTTAACTTTGAGCCCTTGTTCACGATATATTTGATTTTCTTTAATATAATTCTCAACACCAAGTGGTAGGTATTTTATTACCGGACGTCCTGATCTTAACTTTTTTCTTAACTCTGTAGAGGAAATTTCGACATCATTTAAGGAAACAAATTGAATACTTCTTCCATTTTTTAAGTCTAAAAAATTAAACTCAATTTCGTTTGTTACAGGTTGTAAAAACTTAGGAAGATCAGAAAAGCTTTGTGGCAAATGATATCCAGACCTGGTCGTTACAACCAGATTTGTTTCGTTTATTAAGGTTAAATAGTCCTTCCACTTATATAGATTTTCTAAATTATCAACTCCAATAATTAAATAAATCTCTTCTGGCTTATAAGTTTTTCTGTATTCCTTAATAGTGTCTATTGTATAACTCAAGCCCCCTCTTCTGATTTCTTGATCATCGACTAAGAAATATTTGTCATAGCCTTCAATGGCTTTTGCTAACATTTCCAGTCTTTGCTTTGAACTAGGTCCTTCAACTGGGGTTTTAAGAGGGTTTTGATGATTGGGAACGATGGCAATTTTATCAAGGCCCAATTTCCTTCTTACTGTTTCCAAAGCATTAATATGTCCAAGGTGGGGTGGGTTAAATGAACCGCCAAAAATTCCAATTTTCATATATTTTCCTGATTAAATAATTTATCGGTTAAGAACTGAAGTAAATCTTTAATGTTTTTTCCTGTAAACGCAGATATCGCAATAACTTTGACATTAAACTGTTTATTAAATTTTGAAATTAAAATTGATAATTCCTCTTCTGAAAGAGTGTCAATTTTATTTAAAACGACAAACTGAGGTCTCCCTGTTAAAGGAAAAAAATCAACTTTGTCTTGATTTTTTTTATCATACATCTCTAGCTCGTAGATCAAATCCAAGTAATCCTGAAGGGGATCTCTACCTGACAACCCAGAAGCATCTATCAAATGAATAAAAAACTTGGTCCTTTCAATATGCTTTAAAAACTGTATCCCGAGGCCAACTCCTTGATGAGCGCCCTTTACAAGTCCAGGAATATCTGCCACAACAAATGTCTTAAAATCAGCTGCTTTGACAACTCCAAGATTAGGAGCCAGCGTCGTGAAGGGGTAATCTGCGATCTTTGGTTTCGCCGCTGAAATCCTAGAAATAAGCGTTGATTTTCCAGCATTAGGAAATCCAATGATTCCGACATCAGCAATGAGCTTGAGCTCAAGAGTCACTTCTCTCTCTTCACCTTCTTCTCCTGGTTGAGCGTGTTCAGGCGCTTGATTGACGGAAGTTTTAAAAAAGTGGTTTCCTTTTCCCCCGCGTCCACCCTTTAATAAAACAAATTCATTGTGCTCTGCCATATCGACTAATACTTCAGAGTTTTCTGTTTTTACAATGGTTCCCTTAGGAACCAAAAGAACAAGATCCATTCCATTTGCTCCAGAACAACGAGCCCCTTCCCCTGGAGAACCATTGTTGGCAATATATTTTTTGTTGGCTTTGAAATCGACTAAAGAATTTAAATGAGGACTGATTTTTAAAATGAGGTCCCCACCTCGACCGCCATCACCACCATCAGGTCCACCGCGAGGGGTTCCAGATTCTCTTCTAAAACTGACGCAACCAGCACCTCCGTGCCCAGATCCAACTAATATTTTAATTTCATCAATAAATTTCATGACCAATACCGCCAATTTTTTTTAACCTATTTGTAAAGAAAAAGGGAGTATGAAACTCCCTTTTTAAAATTTTACAATTTTTATAGGCTTTTAGGTCTCTTCTAAAGATTACTCTATTTTTAAGCTGTTTTAGGATAAACTGAAACTTTTAATTTTTCCTTCGAAGCTCTTTCAAATTTTACAACTCCTTCGATAACAGAGTAAATTGTCCAATCTCTTCCAACTTTAACATTATTACCAGCATTAAATCTTGTTCCACGCTGTCTTACAAGAATAGTACCTGGAAGAACTGATTGCCCTCCAAACCTCTTAACACCTAGGTTTTTACACTGCGAATCGCGACCATTCTTGGTACTACCACCAGCTTTTTTCGATGCCATTTCTCACTCCTATCAATAATTCCCAATAATATTTTAAATATCTACTTTTATGTCGATTTTTTTGTAGCTTTTTTTACAGCCGATTTTTTCGCCTCTGTTTTTTTCGCAACTTTTTTTGGCGTCGCTTTCTTGGTTACTTTTTTAGCTGTCTTCTTTTTGGAAGACACTTTTTTTGTTTCATCTTCACCTAGAGCTGTTGCTTTGTTGGCCTTTAATCCAGCTTGCACCTTTGCTTTTCTCGCCTCAACTTTATCTTGAATTCTTTGAGCTCTTAATGCCGCCATATCAGAAATCTTTGGTTGAGCTTCTGTTGTTTCTGTTTTTCCTTCTGGAGAAGTGATCGCTTTAACAAATAACTCAGTAAAAGGTTGCTTGTGACTTTTAAATTTTCTAAATGAATGTCTTCTTTTCTTTTTAAAAACAATGACCTTTGGGCTCCTGGCTTGCTTAGTTACCACAACAGTTACAGAGGCATTTTTAACCACTGGCTGGCCTACATGAGTTACATCTCCACCTAATAGCAAAATATCGCTAATGTTAAATTCTGATCCTAATTGCTGTTCAAGCTTCTCAACTTGCAAAACATCACCGGGTTTTACTGTATATTGTTTTCCACCAGTACGAATAACTGCGTACATTTTTGTACCTCCAAGAACGGGATTAAGCTCGATGTTAATGCCACTAAGCTCATTAATTGTCAATAATTTAATCAAACTATTTCATATAAATATAGGGGTCAATGAATATTTAGATTTTTACATTATAAATAGTTCATATTGTTCAAGATGATAATTAGGCTCAATTTTAAAAGCGACTGATTTTTTTAATTTTCGTTCTAATTGTTCAAGGGTCTCGCCCTCGAACTCATAAATCCAATCCACTATTTCACTCCGACAGTGAACAACGAAATTATTCTTCTGGTTTTCAACCATTCCAACTTCTCGCTCTAGTTCTCTGAAAATTTCATTTGCCACTGTTGATTTTCTTTTAATATAGCCCTTCCCATCACAGTAACTACAGGGTTCACACAGTATTTTAATCAAGCTTGGGCGAATTCTTTTTCGAGTCATCTCTACCAGACCCAAAGAGGACATGGATAAAACATTGACTTTGGCTCTATCTTTAATAATTTCTTCCTTTAAAGCTTCAATGATTTTTTCCCGATGACTGTCTTTTTCCATATCAATAAAGTCTATGATAATAATCCCGCCACAGTTTCGTATTCTTAATTGATGAGCAATCTCTTTAACAGATTCTAAATTCGTTTTTAAAATGGTGTCTTCCAAGTCTTTTTTCCCGACAAATCGACCCGTGTTCACATCAATAACTACAAGTGCTTCCGCTTCATCAATAACAATATATCCACCCGATTTTAACCATATTTTTCGGTCCACCGATCGAGATATTTCTAACTCGACATTATACAAATCAAACAAAGGCTTTGGCTCTTCATAAAGAATAATATTTTGCTTATATTTAGGCATCAGTTGCGAAACAAATTTAGTTACTTTTTTGTGAACTTCCACATCATCAACCCAAACAGAAGTTACCACTTCACTCATTAAGTCCCTGAGGGCTCTTAATTCCACATCCATCTCTTGATGGATCTGCCCTGGGGTTTTTTTCTTTTCATAATTTTTAAGGATCTCTTTTGATAGCCTATCTAGATACTCAATATCTGATCTTAAATTTTCTGCAGTGGCACCTTCCCCGGCTGTCCTGACGATGACCCCTCCGGTTGGGTTGATTTTTTGAACTAATTCCTTGAGCCTTTCACGCTCTTCTTCATTTTCAATTCTACGAGAAATTCCTAAATGCCTAATAGTTGGCAAGTAAACAATAAATCTTCCTGGTAAGGAAATATGGGTCGTAAGCCTCGCTCCCTTGGTGCCTAAGGGATCCTTCGCCACTTGAACCAAGATGGACTGCCCTTCTTTGAGTAAATCTTGAATTGGTGTTTTGTTGTCATTCTTTTGCGGAATACCCTCTTCATCATAAATTGTCTCTGAAAGTGGTTCTTCCCTATCTAAGTCTGAAAGGGGATAACTATCTGAGTCTAGGTCTTCCCTGATATCTCCAACATAAAGAAAAGCTGCCTTTTCTAGACCTATATCCACAAACGCTGCCTGCATGCCTGGCAAAACACGTAAAACAGTTCCTCGATGAATAGCTCCTACCAAAGTTGGAGATGTTTTTCTTTCAATTTTCAAATCCGTAAGGACCCCAGAGTCAACATAAGCCACCCTTGTCTCGTGTGGTCTTACATTAATCAAAATTTCAGCAGACATATTGGCTCCTAAAAATTAGCAGTCCAGATTTGTTTTAAATAAAACCCTAAAACACCCGTCGAGGTTTATTGTATTAAAATAATACCGATAAGTCATACATTAAAGATATTATGTATTCTACATTAACCGGGAGTTAGCTGTGGCAGCAATAGATGATTTATTCAAAATCATGGTTGAACAAAGAGCATCAGATTTACATATCACCAGTGGGGCACCTCCTTTTTTGCGACTACACGGAAGAATGATGCCTCTAAATTATAAAGAATTAAACAGCCAAGAAGTTCAAGGTTTGCTTTTTGAAATTTTAACTGAAAAGCAAAAAAAATCCTTTGTTGAAAAATGGGAGTTGGATTGCGCTTATACTCTACAGGGCGTGGCTAGATTTAGATGCAATGTTTTCATGCAGAGAAAAGGACTTGCTGGTGTTTTCAGGATTATCCCAGAAAAAATCAAATCAGCTCAAGAGCTCAATATTCCCCAAGGGATTCTGGATTTGTTGGATTGTGATCGTGGTTTGATTCTTGTGACGGGTCCAACTGGTTCTGGAAAATCAACAACTCTAGCTGCCATGATTCACGAAATAAACTTAAGCTCTGAATCGCATATTATCACGGTTGAAGATCCCATCGAATTTGTGCATCAAAATATCAAGTGCATCGTGAACCAAAGAGAAGTCGGCTCCCACACCAAATCTTTTGCCAATGCCCTCAAAGCAGCGCTGCGAGAAGATCCAGATATTATCTTAGTGGGAGAGTTGCGAGACCTTGAAACCATTTCATTAGCTCTGACTGCCGCAGAAACGGGTCATATTGTTTTTGGAACTTTACATACGAATAATTCTGCAAAAACGATTGATCGAATTATCGATGTTTTTCCTTCTGGACAGCAATCTCAAATCAGAACCATGCTTTCTGAAAGCTTACGTGGAATTGTGGCTCAAACTCTTTTTTCTCGAGCTGACGGACAGGGACGAATTGCCGCCTACGAGATTTTAAGAAACTCAAAGGCCATTGCCAATCTCATCAGGGAGGGCAAAATTCACCAAATCCCATCAGCTCTTCAAACAGGAACTTCTCTGGGCATGATTACTTTTGAAAAATATATCGAAGATCTAGTAAAAAAAGGAAAGGTATCCAGTGCTGATGCTAAGACCTTTTTAGGAAAAGAAAGTGAATCTTCGTCCTCAGTAGCGTCCGTCAAAAAATCAAGCTAGTAAAAGCATTCTAAAATGGGTTGTAAAAAATACTATCATGTGAAATTTCCTTTTTGTTGAACTATTTATAATTTCGATTTAAACACTTGAATCTAGTCTTTCAATTATGATTCGGGATTCCCTATAAAAAAGGAGAACCCATGAGCAAATTTTTACGAATACGAACCATTTTAGCTCTGGCAACATTTTTATTTTCTATGATTTCCAGTGCGAGCAATAAACTTACCTGTTTGAATCAAGCCACCGGAGCAGCTTTAGAAGTTAGCTATTTTGGTGCCCCTTCCTATTACAATACTAACGGCGAACTACGTTTAAATCATATTCTGGTTGGTTTCTTTAGATCACAAGGCCTCAACATAGAAGCGCCTTATCTTTTTGAAGGTTATACTAATTGGAGTTATAATAATTTTTCTTTTACTGCCGGAACGCCAAAAGCATTTTCACTTAATTTTTCTGCCGACTCTGGTGGCTTAAAACTTTAC encodes the following:
- a CDS encoding Rne/Rng family ribonuclease, which produces MSAEILINVRPHETRVAYVDSGVLTDLKIERKTSPTLVGAIHRGTVLRVLPGMQAAFVDIGLEKAAFLYVGDIREDLDSDSYPLSDLDREEPLSETIYDEEGIPQKNDNKTPIQDLLKEGQSILVQVAKDPLGTKGARLTTHISLPGRFIVYLPTIRHLGISRRIENEEERERLKELVQKINPTGGVIVRTAGEGATAENLRSDIEYLDRLSKEILKNYEKKKTPGQIHQEMDVELRALRDLMSEVVTSVWVDDVEVHKKVTKFVSQLMPKYKQNIILYEEPKPLFDLYNVELEISRSVDRKIWLKSGGYIVIDEAEALVVIDVNTGRFVGKKDLEDTILKTNLESVKEIAHQLRIRNCGGIIIIDFIDMEKDSHREKIIEALKEEIIKDRAKVNVLSMSSLGLVEMTRKRIRPSLIKILCEPCSYCDGKGYIKRKSTVANEIFRELEREVGMVENQKNNFVVHCRSEIVDWIYEFEGETLEQLERKLKKSVAFKIEPNYHLEQYELFIM
- the rplU gene encoding 50S ribosomal protein L21, which encodes MYAVIRTGGKQYTVKPGDVLQVEKLEQQLGSEFNISDILLLGGDVTHVGQPVVKNASVTVVVTKQARSPKVIVFKKKRRHSFRKFKSHKQPFTELFVKAITSPEGKTETTEAQPKISDMAALRAQRIQDKVEARKAKVQAGLKANKATALGEDETKKVSSKKKTAKKVTKKATPKKVAKKTEAKKSAVKKATKKST
- the obgE gene encoding GTPase ObgE; its protein translation is MKFIDEIKILVGSGHGGAGCVSFRRESGTPRGGPDGGDGGRGGDLILKISPHLNSLVDFKANKKYIANNGSPGEGARCSGANGMDLVLLVPKGTIVKTENSEVLVDMAEHNEFVLLKGGRGGKGNHFFKTSVNQAPEHAQPGEEGEEREVTLELKLIADVGIIGFPNAGKSTLISRISAAKPKIADYPFTTLAPNLGVVKAADFKTFVVADIPGLVKGAHQGVGLGIQFLKHIERTKFFIHLIDASGLSGRDPLQDYLDLIYELEMYDKKNQDKVDFFPLTGRPQFVVLNKIDTLSEEELSILISKFNKQFNVKVIAISAFTGKNIKDLLQFLTDKLFNQENI
- a CDS encoding type IV pilus twitching motility protein PilT, which encodes MAAIDDLFKIMVEQRASDLHITSGAPPFLRLHGRMMPLNYKELNSQEVQGLLFEILTEKQKKSFVEKWELDCAYTLQGVARFRCNVFMQRKGLAGVFRIIPEKIKSAQELNIPQGILDLLDCDRGLILVTGPTGSGKSTTLAAMIHEINLSSESHIITVEDPIEFVHQNIKCIVNQREVGSHTKSFANALKAALREDPDIILVGELRDLETISLALTAAETGHIVFGTLHTNNSAKTIDRIIDVFPSGQQSQIRTMLSESLRGIVAQTLFSRADGQGRIAAYEILRNSKAIANLIREGKIHQIPSALQTGTSLGMITFEKYIEDLVKKGKVSSADAKTFLGKESESSSSVASVKKSS
- the rpmA gene encoding 50S ribosomal protein L27, translating into MASKKAGGSTKNGRDSQCKNLGVKRFGGQSVLPGTILVRQRGTRFNAGNNVKVGRDWTIYSVIEGVVKFERASKEKLKVSVYPKTA
- the nadD gene encoding nicotinate (nicotinamide) nucleotide adenylyltransferase, giving the protein MKIGIFGGSFNPPHLGHINALETVRRKLGLDKIAIVPNHQNPLKTPVEGPSSKQRLEMLAKAIEGYDKYFLVDDQEIRRGGLSYTIDTIKEYRKTYKPEEIYLIIGVDNLENLYKWKDYLTLINETNLVVTTRSGYHLPQSFSDLPKFLQPVTNEIEFNFLDLKNGRSIQFVSLNDVEISSTELRKKLRSGRPVIKYLPLGVENYIKENQIYREQGLKVKDYAQFTQFCSKQLNEKKAVNIAAYDLTSLSSSSEYTLIASGTSTRHAISLAEGLTQAVKEEFNLLPQSVEGTGEGRWVVVDYGSLIVHVFYDYVRQEYSLEKLWKNAKAMNLEE